TTGCCGATAGAAAAGCGGATTGATTTGCTATTGCAACAGTATCCCTATTTAACGGAAAATCCAGAATTTCTCAAAAATAAACTCATTCGATTGAAATCTCGTTATGGGGGAGAAAAAATAAAATATTGGTGTCATTTGGTCGATACAAAAGAATGGCGATTCTTAATTCAAGATTTGCTAGAAGTTCACTACGATCCTGCCTATTCTCGATCGATGCAATATAATTTTAAACCCGCAGAACAGTCTTTTTCTTTAACAGATTTATCCGATGCAAGTATTAACGCAGTGTTGGACAAAATCACTAAAGATTTGCCAATGGTTCGGCTATAGGCAGGAATGAACATTCCGCTTTCAATTTCTTACGCGATCGGATAATCAATGATATTCAATAAATTAGGAATGAAGCCGATCTAAAGGTAACGGAGAGGAATTTTTTGACCCGTAAATTAAAAATTTACAAACCACTACACAGACATTATCCAACGCCGAAACTCCCGTAATGTTGCCGTTTCCCCATCTATCAAACTCTGTCGTACAAATTGAGGAATTGCCGCGATTTCCACATCGGGAAAAGCCAGAGAATGGGTCGCGCGATCGTATTTTTCCGATGCTTGACGCACCCACACCGTTAAATCTTCCCCATCGTAGCGCCACACCTCCGGTACGCCCAATGCCCCGTAAATTGGTAATTTGTTCAAAGAACCGCTTGTAATATCAATTTCTAAAACCAAATCTGGTGGCGGATCGATATTCAAATTAATGTTTTGTTTGCCTCGAACTTGGGGTTCATTTTGCAGATAGTAACAGGAATCGGGTTCGACTCCTTTTTGGAGATCGTCTCGTTTTAAGGTGAGAGAACCCATCTTTTTAATATTTAAATTCTTTTCGTCCGCGATCGCGCGAATCAAATCATCAATAAAACGGTTATTATGCTCGTGTTCTCCTAAAGGAGTCATAATTTCCAACATTTCCTCACAATATGCCAAGCGCGTTCCCCGGTGCGCCCCCAAATCCCCCAATAAAATCTCGAAAGTCTGCCAGCGAACGGGGTGCAGCATCACCCTTGTCTCCGCTAGCGGTTGTTCCAAAACAGGCATTACTCAACCCTCCTATACCTTATGCCGCGATCGCGCGAAAATTAAAATTGCATCCAAATCCATCAAAAATGTAACCAGTATTGCAACAATGTGGTCAAAACAAACAAAGAGATCCAAGCCATTGGAATGCCCACAAACAATCCTGCAATTGCCCAACCTCTTTGATGCGCCTTGAAGTGTTCGATGCTGCGCCACCTTCTGCTTTTCCACGCCCATTCATTTCCCTTAATTCCCAAAGCCAATCCCACAAGCCAACCGAAATAGGGAGTCCACGCTAACAAACCCATCCAAACTTGATTGGTTAAAGGCCAAAAACCTGGGAGAAAAAATGCTCCCCAATTCCACCCTTGAATCTCATCGGGAACCGGTACAGAAGGATCGTACACCTTCCCGCAACCAGAATTATTGGGGATAGGCGGCTTTAGGGGCTGCGTTGCCAGCGAGGATGCATCGTCAGGCATAATGCCCGATTTGAGGGCGTTCAGCGCTTGGCTGGCACTGGGAAAACGTTCTTCGAGATCGGGTTCGATTAACTTTTCAATCCAGCGAGTCAAACTGGGACTCAGACTCACTCGACGAGTAAATTGAATTCTGAAATTTTGTTGGGGAAGATTTGCGGGGGCAACTCCCGTGAGTAAATGAATTAAAGTTGCACCCAGCGCATAGAGATCCGAGGCGGGGACGCTGCGTCCCCCAAACTGTTCCATTGGCGTGTAGCCATAAGTTCCCACCACCGTAAACGTCGAACCTTCGGCTGTGGGTTGACTTTGTACCGCTCCAAAATCCACTAAATAAACTTGTTTATCTTCGCCAATAATAATGTTGCTGGGCTTAATATCGCGATGGAGAACGGGGGGATTTAACCCGTGTAAATAAATCAGAATTTCTAAAATATCGATCGCGATTTGACGAACTTCTTGCTCTTTTAAGGTTTTATTGCGAGCCAGCGATTCTTTCAAAGATAAGCCGGGGATATAGTCTTCAACCAAGCCAAACCAAAGTGCGCGATCGTCAATGGAAAAATAATCGCGGTACTGTGGAATTCGAGGATGATTGAGATTCTGTAAAACTTGAGCTTCCCGTTCAAACAATTTGAGATGATCCCAATGCACCTGACCGCCAAAAGCCAATAGTTTAATAATTACTGGCTTCTGAGAGATATCTGGCGCAGTCAAATACTCTGCTAGCCAGGTTGAGTGTACGGGATTTTCGCTCAATTGCTGTTTGAGTTGATAGCGATCGCGCAGAACGTCTCCAACTTGCAGCATAGGACTACTCAGAAAAAAGATTGTAAGAATAGATACCTACAATCTTAGCGAGGTTATTTTCGGATGAGTCGCCCCAATTTCAATGGATAGGAGCTTACGAAGCGCTCGGCATCCAATACTGTTCTTCAGGTATGGATTCGCCTTCGTGAACCTCTCTCAATGCCGATTCTAAATCTGCGGTCAAGCGCTTTGCCCGTTTGCGCATCGAGTCGCTATTGTAGCTAGAAACCGCGATCGGTTCTCCAATTGTTACTCGAACATTGCACCCCCAAGTGGGATAGCGTTGGGAATAGCTCAAGCTGACGGGTACGATTTGGACTTCTTCCTGGGGTAAATGGGATTGAGCGTCCAATGCAATGCGTGCAACGCCGGACTTAATCGGCTGAACCTTGTCGTCTCGGAAAATATCTCCTTCTGGAAAGATGACGAGGGCTTCTCCCCGGCGCAGCAAATTGATACTGTGACGAAAACTACTAATACTCGGACGTTGGGTATCGACGGGGAATCCTCCCAACCGCTTCATAAACCAGCCTTGTATCCCTTTGTATTCGTTACTTGAAATCATGTAGTGCAAATCTCGCCCACTTGCCCATTTCCCGGTGGTGAAGGGCATCACGATGGCATCCCAGCGAGAACGATGGGTGGGTGCGAGAATAACGGGGCCCGTGCGAGGAATATTTTCTTGTCCTCGAACTTCTAGGCGGTTGAAGAAGAGGGGGAGAATGAAATAGGTTCCTAGGGGATAGAGAATTCTAGCGAGCCAGGGTGAAATACGGGAAGAGAGTGATTCGTTAGGGCGCAGCATGGGCAGGCAGTTTCAAGAAGAACAAAACTGAATCTTGGGAGATTCAGCTTCTGGCGACATCCTTTTAAAATGTCTGTATCCTTACCTTAAGTTTTTTAACAATTTCTGTCTTCTATCCACAGGACAGTTCTGCCATTGTCATTTGCAATCCAAAAAGGGGCGCTCTCAGCGCTCGACAATTTTGTCCGCATTGGCAAAAATGCAACCAGATTTCATATGAACGCCTGATGCAGTAGAGTAATGAGCAGAATTTTGGGGCATACTAATGACGGATTACGACTCGCCTTGGAAAGAGGCAATATCTCTTTATTTTCGAGATTTTTTGCGTTTTTTCTTCCCCTTGATTGAAGCTGATATTGATTGGGAAAGAAGATTTGAGTTTCTCGATACAGAACTGCAAAAAATCAAGCGCGAAACGGAGACAGGTCGGCGGGAAGCCGATAAGCTGGTCAAGGTCTGGCGGCATAATGGCGAGGAGACGTGGGTTCTCATCCACATTGAGGTTCAGTCGCAGCCACAGCCTGAGTTTGCTGAACGAATGTACCTTTACCACAGCCGGATTTTTGATACCTATCGCCGACCAGTTGCGAGCTTAGGGGTTTTAGCTGATAAGCAACTCTCGTGGCGACCCAATCGCTATGAGCGAGAGCTGTGGGGATGCCGTTTGATTTTAGAGTTTCCCATTGTCAAACTCCTTGATTACAATGTTAATGAACTGGAAAATGACCCAAATCCTTTTGCTGCAATCGTTCAAGCCCATAGAGCAGCTCAGATGATGGGTCAAAACCCCCAGAGTGGCTATGAGAGTAAATTAGCGTTGGTCAAAAGCCTCTATCAACGAGGACTAACCCGCGAAGATATAGTCGAGTTGTTCAGGTTAATTGACTGGCTGATTGCCTTGCCAGAAACTGAGGAGCAGCTTTTGTGGTCAGAGATTGAGAGTTTAGAGAAGGAGAGAGGGATGCCTTATATAACGAGTGTTGAACGGTTCGGCATTGAGAAAGGACGATTAGAGGGTCAGATAACACAAAGACAAGAGGATATTCTTCGCATTCTTGAGGTTCGTTTTGAAGAGATTCCTGGAGAAATTAGAGAGCTGGTCGGGAAAATAGAGGATATTGAGGTGCTTGGGACGCTGCTCGTTCAGTCAGTAACCGCCCAATCCTTAGAGGCGTTTGAGTCTACTGCGAGTCAATATATTGCTCAGGAAACGTTGGAAAATATGGGTGAAGGTGAAGACGAGACAGAAGTCTAGCAACAGCGTCTTTTCGACAAAAGGGAGTACTTTTGCGCTTTGGTGAAACCTCTCAATGAGTCCTATGAGCGAACCGTGAGGGATTAATTAGGATCGCAGCGAATTTCGAGTATAAAGCCATCGGGATCGTAGAAGTAGATGCCTCTTCCGGTGGGGCGAGTGACCGGCCCATCCGCGATCGCGATATTATTTTCTTTAAGGACTTCTACCGCGCGATCGAATAGAGCGGGATCGATATCGAAGGCGAGGTGGTTGGCGCGGGTGAAAGCGCGTTGGGGATTGGGATCGGGCGGTGCGAGTTCGGGTTCCCAAAATAAATCAATCACGATTCCGTCTGGGGTGACAAAGTTTGCCACTTTTCCGGCGGCGACTAATTTGATGAGGGTTGTGGGAACTTCGTCTCCGGTAAGTTCGTGTAACCCTAGGATGTTGCCGTAGAAGTGGCGCGAAGCCTGCATATCCACGACATTAAAAGCAATGTGGTGAACGGAACGCAAATTTCCGGTTTGTAGGGCGCGACCGCGCGACTGGGGAGAGGACAGCATAATATTAGGGTGTGAAATTGAGCAATTTAACTCGCACTATAGAAAAAACTATCAAATTTTTCCCACATTCTCACCTCTCGGCTAAAATGTCTGGTGTCGTGGGTCTTGTAGAGGGGCTTGTCTATGTTTAAGCGCAATCGGTTAATGGGTTTAGGAATGGCGATCGCGCTGGGTTTGAATATTACTCCAGCGAATGCTTCAGAAATGGCGAGAGGCAAACAACGCATTGATGGACTGTACACCCAGAGTTTGGAAGCGGCGGAGTTGTTTCAATTGGGCGTGAGAGCCTATAAGCAGCAGAATTTCTTGGGTGCAGAACAGGCGTTGCGCGAGGCGTTGAGTTTCGACCCGACAATGGCAATGGGATACTATATGCTGGCGAATGCGCTGTTGGTTCAGAACAAGACCCAAGACGCGATTACTCAATATCAGCGCGCGATCGCGCTGGATAATCAAATTGCCGAAGCCCACTACAATTTGGGAACGGCGTTGTATCGCGAGGGATGGGTAGAACAGTCTACCGCAGCCTTTGAACGCGCGATCGCGCTCAATTCGACTTTTGCCCCTGCTTACTACAATCTCGCCCTTTCCCTGGACGTACAGGGCAAAACCACAGAAGCCATTGACTATTACCGTAAAGCCTTAAGCCTCAATCCCAATAACGCCCAAGCCTACAATAATTTAGGTCTGATTGTCGCCAAGCAAGGCTCTCCTGAAGAAGCGATTGTACTGTTGGAAAAAGCGGTTGAATTAGACCCCGAACTTGCCTCCGCGCACTATCCCCTCGGAATTTTATACGCTCAACAGGGACAGTGGGAATTGGCGAGGGATTCCCTCTCG
Above is a window of Lusitaniella coriacea LEGE 07157 DNA encoding:
- a CDS encoding Uma2 family endonuclease; translated protein: MPVLEQPLAETRVMLHPVRWQTFEILLGDLGAHRGTRLAYCEEMLEIMTPLGEHEHNNRFIDDLIRAIADEKNLNIKKMGSLTLKRDDLQKGVEPDSCYYLQNEPQVRGKQNINLNIDPPPDLVLEIDITSGSLNKLPIYGALGVPEVWRYDGEDLTVWVRQASEKYDRATHSLAFPDVEIAAIPQFVRQSLIDGETATLREFRRWIMSV
- a CDS encoding serine/threonine protein kinase yields the protein MLQVGDVLRDRYQLKQQLSENPVHSTWLAEYLTAPDISQKPVIIKLLAFGGQVHWDHLKLFEREAQVLQNLNHPRIPQYRDYFSIDDRALWFGLVEDYIPGLSLKESLARNKTLKEQEVRQIAIDILEILIYLHGLNPPVLHRDIKPSNIIIGEDKQVYLVDFGAVQSQPTAEGSTFTVVGTYGYTPMEQFGGRSVPASDLYALGATLIHLLTGVAPANLPQQNFRIQFTRRVSLSPSLTRWIEKLIEPDLEERFPSASQALNALKSGIMPDDASSLATQPLKPPIPNNSGCGKVYDPSVPVPDEIQGWNWGAFFLPGFWPLTNQVWMGLLAWTPYFGWLVGLALGIKGNEWAWKSRRWRSIEHFKAHQRGWAIAGLFVGIPMAWISLFVLTTLLQYWLHF
- a CDS encoding lysophospholipid acyltransferase family protein — encoded protein: MLRPNESLSSRISPWLARILYPLGTYFILPLFFNRLEVRGQENIPRTGPVILAPTHRSRWDAIVMPFTTGKWASGRDLHYMISSNEYKGIQGWFMKRLGGFPVDTQRPSISSFRHSINLLRRGEALVIFPEGDIFRDDKVQPIKSGVARIALDAQSHLPQEEVQIVPVSLSYSQRYPTWGCNVRVTIGEPIAVSSYNSDSMRKRAKRLTADLESALREVHEGESIPEEQYWMPSAS
- a CDS encoding RpnC/YadD family protein, producing the protein MTDYDSPWKEAISLYFRDFLRFFFPLIEADIDWERRFEFLDTELQKIKRETETGRREADKLVKVWRHNGEETWVLIHIEVQSQPQPEFAERMYLYHSRIFDTYRRPVASLGVLADKQLSWRPNRYERELWGCRLILEFPIVKLLDYNVNELENDPNPFAAIVQAHRAAQMMGQNPQSGYESKLALVKSLYQRGLTREDIVELFRLIDWLIALPETEEQLLWSEIESLEKERGMPYITSVERFGIEKGRLEGQITQRQEDILRILEVRFEEIPGEIRELVGKIEDIEVLGTLLVQSVTAQSLEAFESTASQYIAQETLENMGEGEDETEV
- a CDS encoding VOC family protein, encoding MLSSPQSRGRALQTGNLRSVHHIAFNVVDMQASRHFYGNILGLHELTGDEVPTTLIKLVAAGKVANFVTPDGIVIDLFWEPELAPPDPNPQRAFTRANHLAFDIDPALFDRAVEVLKENNIAIADGPVTRPTGRGIYFYDPDGFILEIRCDPN
- a CDS encoding tetratricopeptide repeat protein, which produces MFKRNRLMGLGMAIALGLNITPANASEMARGKQRIDGLYTQSLEAAELFQLGVRAYKQQNFLGAEQALREALSFDPTMAMGYYMLANALLVQNKTQDAITQYQRAIALDNQIAEAHYNLGTALYREGWVEQSTAAFERAIALNSTFAPAYYNLALSLDVQGKTTEAIDYYRKALSLNPNNAQAYNNLGLIVAKQGSPEEAIVLLEKAVELDPELASAHYPLGILYAQQGQWELARDSLSIATDLDPNNATAQYRMGLVLMELNDPGAASERFEIVTTLEPNNANAYQNLGSTLLQVGNNQEAIVALETALRLGVNDPQNIYNLGLAYQKEERFEDAIAQFQQTIQRNPRMAEAFYNLGISLHRSNQSQQAIPPLQEAQRLFTQQGETEESERVRLYLEQTVIPATQAPSE